A genomic segment from Yimella sp. cx-51 encodes:
- a CDS encoding SDR family oxidoreductase, with protein MSDATAPPTLIPGLPTVDRTPVLVTGGTGTLGTAVVDELVRSGVPARMLVRTPGADREGVTQVVGDLRDDSGLADAVDGVQAIIHLATDARHAEDVDVDGTRRLAMAALDGTPPRFVHMSIVGCWDNPLPYYRVKARAETVVVDSGLPHVIVRATQFHGLTEQVLAPRAGGISLAPKGLRVAPVDPVWVAKMLVDLALEDHLTAGPIELAGPEVLTAREIAVLTAHVRGVPLRRALALPTVGGVLKAFADGSNLPGPSARRGGATYAEWLAAHY; from the coding sequence GTGTCGGACGCCACCGCTCCCCCCACCCTCATCCCCGGCCTGCCCACGGTCGACCGCACGCCCGTGCTGGTCACCGGCGGCACCGGCACCCTGGGGACTGCTGTCGTCGACGAACTGGTGCGCTCCGGCGTCCCTGCGCGGATGCTGGTACGCACACCTGGCGCCGATCGCGAGGGAGTGACCCAGGTCGTGGGTGACCTGCGTGACGACAGCGGCCTGGCCGACGCGGTTGACGGCGTGCAGGCGATCATCCACCTCGCCACCGACGCACGTCACGCCGAAGACGTGGACGTCGACGGCACGCGCCGGCTGGCGATGGCCGCTCTCGACGGCACGCCACCCCGCTTCGTGCACATGTCGATCGTCGGCTGCTGGGACAACCCGCTCCCCTACTACCGGGTGAAGGCACGGGCCGAGACGGTGGTCGTCGATTCCGGCCTGCCGCACGTGATCGTCCGCGCCACGCAGTTCCACGGCCTCACCGAGCAGGTGCTTGCGCCGCGTGCCGGCGGAATCAGCCTGGCTCCCAAGGGTCTTCGGGTGGCGCCGGTCGATCCGGTGTGGGTGGCCAAGATGCTGGTCGACCTCGCTCTGGAGGACCACCTCACCGCCGGCCCGATCGAACTCGCCGGCCCGGAAGTGCTCACCGCACGTGAGATCGCCGTGCTCACCGCGCATGTGCGTGGCGTGCCCCTACGTCGCGCGCTTGCGCTACCGACGGTGGGTGGAGTGCTCAAGGCCTTCGCCGATGGCTCGAACCTTCCGGGTCCCTCAGCCCGCCGCGGCGGCGCCACCTATGCCGAGTGGCTGGCGGCTCACTACTGA
- a CDS encoding metallopeptidase family protein encodes MTSKRRGRGIRGPLAWPRVPAMRSRSDRFDEVVLDAFERVCDRAELRKSPIELAVEDVPPSDPAPWEDQIALARAFPAQNSLPARVVVYRRPIETRAATEAELVELIHLVMCEQIAGLLGIDPDELKD; translated from the coding sequence ATGACCTCAAAGCGCCGTGGCCGTGGCATACGCGGGCCCCTGGCGTGGCCACGCGTGCCGGCAATGCGCTCCCGCAGCGATCGCTTCGACGAAGTGGTGCTCGACGCCTTCGAGCGGGTCTGCGACAGGGCTGAACTACGCAAGTCACCGATCGAACTCGCGGTCGAGGACGTCCCCCCGAGCGATCCCGCGCCCTGGGAGGACCAGATCGCCCTGGCCCGTGCTTTCCCGGCTCAGAATTCCCTTCCCGCACGCGTGGTGGTCTATCGACGACCGATCGAGACGCGAGCCGCAACCGAGGCCGAACTGGTCGAACTGATCCACCTGGTGATGTGTGAGCAGATCGCGGGTCTGCTCGGCATCGACCCGGACGAACTCAAGGACTGA
- a CDS encoding DUF3499 domain-containing protein yields MLKRRCCRAGCGQGAVATLTYVHRDQTVVVGPLATYAEPHAYDLCADHASRLSAPRGWDVVRLPIDYTEPAPSDDDLLALADAVRAAGRPPAKPDLEPEQLPFPPLRVVRSR; encoded by the coding sequence ATGCTGAAGCGACGCTGCTGCCGTGCCGGTTGTGGTCAGGGCGCGGTAGCCACCCTCACCTATGTGCACCGCGACCAGACGGTCGTCGTCGGCCCGCTCGCCACCTATGCCGAGCCGCATGCCTATGACCTGTGCGCCGATCACGCCTCCCGGCTGAGCGCGCCCCGCGGCTGGGACGTCGTGCGCCTGCCGATCGACTACACCGAGCCCGCCCCGAGCGACGACGATCTGCTGGCCCTGGCCGACGCAGTGCGTGCTGCTGGCCGGCCGCCTGCGAAACCCGACCTTGAGCCGGAGCAGCTGCCTTTCCCACCGTTGCGCGTCGTCCGCTCACGCTGA
- a CDS encoding MOSC domain-containing protein, whose amino-acid sequence MSEHFTGAVVLSTNISPVGPGQPRTGIHKTPHESIEVFEPGPHYGAGSGVRGDLVGNSKHHGGAQKAVYAYSREELDHWAQALGRELPNGYFGENLTTQGIDLERLLINQQLAIGEALLEVSIPRSPCRTFAVHMDERGWVRRFTEHGRCGIYLRVIEPGTIRPGDQIELIGRPGHEVDMLTTFAAAMGDDAASERVVAAACLPEMYHQRHVDRLAARAPRA is encoded by the coding sequence ATGAGCGAGCACTTCACAGGGGCCGTCGTGCTGTCGACGAACATTTCCCCAGTGGGGCCCGGGCAACCACGCACCGGCATCCACAAGACCCCGCACGAGTCGATCGAGGTCTTCGAGCCCGGCCCGCATTACGGCGCCGGCTCAGGGGTGCGCGGCGACCTCGTGGGTAACTCCAAGCATCACGGCGGGGCCCAGAAGGCGGTGTACGCCTACTCCCGGGAAGAGTTGGATCACTGGGCGCAAGCGTTGGGTCGCGAGCTTCCGAACGGCTATTTCGGAGAGAACCTCACCACCCAGGGCATCGATCTGGAACGGTTGCTCATCAATCAGCAACTAGCCATCGGCGAGGCACTGCTGGAAGTTTCGATCCCGCGCAGTCCCTGCCGCACCTTCGCTGTGCACATGGATGAGCGTGGCTGGGTGCGCCGCTTCACCGAGCACGGACGCTGCGGGATCTACCTGCGGGTGATCGAGCCCGGCACGATCCGGCCCGGCGACCAGATCGAGCTCATCGGCAGGCCCGGTCACGAGGTCGACATGCTCACCACCTTCGCGGCCGCAATGGGCGACGATGCGGCGTCGGAGCGGGTCGTGGCGGCCGCCTGCCTCCCCGAGATGTACCACCAGCGCCACGTCGACCGGCTCGCCGCCCGGGCGCCGCGGGCCTGA
- a CDS encoding phosphomannomutase/phosphoglucomutase, giving the protein MSAVDLSEFIKAYDVRGLVPEQLSEPVARAIGSAFAQVTVLPAGETSVVVGHDMRPSSPALSRAFADGVAQHGVDVTLIGLCSTDGLYYASGVLDVPGAMFTASHNPAQYNGIKLCRAGARPVGQDTGLADIRDLAQWTLDRGDLHQLSGSARTGTISERDLLDDYARFLRNLVDLRGGRPLKVVVDTGNGMGGHTVPAVLGTGELPLEIVPLYFELDGTFPNHEANPLEPENLRDLQAAVREHDADLGLAFDGDADRCFVVDEHGDPVSPSAVTALVATREIGKAVAEGKSASDVAIVYNVISSRAVPEIVEATGARTVRTRVGHSFIKAQMAEHEAVFGGEHSAHYYFRDFWYADTGMLAAMHVLAALGEQPLPLSELMAQYARYPASGEINSKVDDQSAATERVRDWAAQQGEVSEDELDGLTIAHDAEPMWWLNVRASNTEPLLRLNVEAADTETMERVRDGALAAIRA; this is encoded by the coding sequence GTGAGTGCAGTCGATCTTTCAGAGTTCATCAAGGCCTACGACGTGCGTGGCCTGGTGCCCGAACAGCTCAGCGAACCCGTCGCACGGGCGATCGGCTCGGCTTTCGCCCAGGTGACGGTGTTGCCGGCCGGGGAGACGTCCGTGGTGGTCGGCCATGATATGCGACCGAGTTCACCGGCGCTGTCGCGCGCATTCGCCGACGGTGTGGCGCAGCACGGCGTCGATGTCACCCTCATCGGGTTGTGCTCCACCGACGGCCTCTACTACGCCTCCGGGGTGCTCGACGTCCCGGGCGCAATGTTCACCGCCAGCCACAATCCGGCGCAGTACAACGGCATCAAGCTCTGCCGCGCCGGTGCCCGGCCGGTCGGCCAGGACACCGGTCTGGCTGATATCCGCGACCTGGCGCAGTGGACGCTCGACCGTGGCGATCTGCACCAGCTCTCCGGCAGCGCCCGCACCGGCACGATCAGCGAACGCGACCTGTTGGACGACTACGCCCGATTCTTGCGCAACCTCGTCGACCTGCGAGGTGGGCGCCCGCTCAAGGTGGTCGTCGACACCGGTAACGGCATGGGCGGACACACCGTGCCGGCGGTGCTGGGTACGGGTGAACTCCCGTTGGAGATCGTCCCGCTCTACTTCGAACTCGACGGCACTTTCCCCAACCACGAGGCCAACCCGCTGGAGCCGGAAAACCTGCGCGACCTGCAGGCTGCGGTGCGCGAACACGATGCCGACCTCGGCCTGGCTTTCGACGGTGACGCCGACCGCTGCTTTGTGGTCGACGAGCACGGCGACCCGGTGAGTCCGTCGGCGGTGACTGCACTCGTGGCGACGCGGGAGATCGGCAAGGCGGTTGCCGAGGGCAAGAGCGCCTCCGATGTGGCGATCGTCTACAACGTCATCTCCTCGCGCGCGGTGCCGGAGATCGTCGAGGCGACGGGCGCCCGCACGGTGCGCACCCGCGTCGGACACTCCTTCATCAAGGCACAGATGGCCGAACACGAGGCAGTCTTCGGCGGCGAACACTCGGCCCACTACTACTTCCGCGATTTCTGGTACGCCGACACCGGCATGCTGGCCGCCATGCACGTGCTCGCGGCCCTGGGGGAGCAGCCCCTACCGCTCTCGGAGCTGATGGCGCAGTACGCGAGATACCCCGCCTCCGGCGAGATCAACTCCAAGGTCGACGACCAGAGCGCCGCCACCGAGCGGGTGCGTGACTGGGCTGCGCAGCAGGGTGAGGTAAGTGAGGACGAACTCGACGGATTGACGATCGCCCACGACGCCGAGCCGATGTGGTGGCTGAATGTGCGCGCCAGCAACACCGAACCACTGCTGCGACTGAACGTCGAAGCAGCCGACACTGAGACGATGGAACGGGTGCGCGACGGTGCGCTCGCGGCCATCCGCGCCTGA
- a CDS encoding Trm112 family protein → MTAQIDGWLREILRCPVCHGALIDGESPSGSIELQCAADCEEPGQRRGYRVDDGIPVMLADEARVFTV, encoded by the coding sequence ATGACTGCACAGATCGACGGCTGGTTGCGCGAGATTCTTCGGTGCCCGGTATGCCACGGAGCACTGATCGATGGCGAATCACCTTCGGGATCAATCGAATTGCAGTGCGCTGCCGACTGCGAGGAGCCTGGTCAGCGCCGCGGGTATCGCGTCGATGACGGCATTCCGGTGATGCTGGCCGACGAGGCACGCGTCTTCACGGTCTGA
- a CDS encoding SIS domain-containing protein, whose translation MPELQESWVDDPNELARRDSRDTLRALATAGAQMREGLTFAAEAPLERLGDERPRSILVAAAGSSQIVGDVLRVLAESSSSVPVAGRTNVPLPGFVGPLDLVIAVSLSGRAPGPLAIATEAARRGAALLSVGADDSPLADVTRQARGVHIGIGRGRDSSRTSVWSLLTPVLVAAGRLGVVDLPEEALQEASRALDTKAEECRPSSESFVNPAKLAAATLAPTVPMALGDGPLMGVAAARASAVLARTARVPATYGVLPDHASQVVACFDGPFTAGGGQGTSSPRIDDIFADPFLDGPAQPRLGLLMLRDAPAAEPTPSSALADAVAAEADEAGCKVVESVAAQAHPLARLAGQLAMVDYIATYLAIGTGIDPSVSPHVANLRDRTRGR comes from the coding sequence ATGCCGGAACTGCAGGAGTCCTGGGTCGACGACCCGAACGAGCTGGCTCGGCGCGACAGCCGCGACACGCTCCGGGCGCTGGCCACCGCAGGAGCGCAGATGCGGGAAGGTCTCACCTTTGCCGCCGAAGCGCCGTTGGAGCGACTGGGTGACGAACGTCCGCGCTCCATCCTCGTGGCAGCGGCGGGGAGCTCGCAGATCGTCGGTGACGTGCTGCGCGTCCTGGCCGAGTCCAGTTCCTCCGTGCCGGTGGCCGGGCGCACGAATGTGCCACTGCCCGGCTTCGTCGGGCCGCTCGACCTGGTGATCGCAGTGTCGCTCTCCGGTCGTGCTCCGGGGCCGCTCGCGATTGCGACAGAGGCTGCGCGGCGAGGCGCCGCTCTGCTCTCCGTGGGAGCAGACGACTCACCGCTCGCGGACGTGACGCGTCAAGCGCGTGGTGTGCACATCGGCATCGGCAGGGGTCGTGATTCGAGCCGCACGTCGGTGTGGTCGCTGTTGACGCCGGTGCTGGTCGCTGCCGGCCGGCTCGGTGTGGTCGACCTTCCGGAAGAGGCGCTGCAGGAAGCTTCCAGGGCGCTCGACACCAAGGCGGAGGAGTGTCGGCCGTCGTCGGAGTCCTTCGTCAACCCGGCCAAGCTTGCCGCCGCCACGCTCGCGCCGACGGTGCCCATGGCCTTGGGTGACGGGCCGTTGATGGGAGTCGCCGCAGCGCGGGCGTCCGCGGTGCTGGCGCGCACGGCTCGGGTGCCGGCGACCTACGGCGTGCTGCCCGATCACGCGTCCCAGGTGGTGGCCTGTTTCGACGGACCCTTCACCGCCGGTGGTGGTCAGGGCACGTCGTCGCCGCGCATCGACGACATCTTCGCCGACCCCTTCCTCGACGGCCCGGCACAGCCCCGGCTCGGGCTGCTCATGTTGCGTGACGCCCCGGCCGCTGAGCCCACACCGTCCTCAGCACTCGCTGACGCGGTGGCTGCCGAAGCCGACGAGGCTGGGTGCAAGGTGGTGGAATCGGTTGCGGCACAAGCCCATCCGTTGGCGCGCTTAGCTGGTCAGCTCGCGATGGTCGACTACATCGCCACCTATCTCGCCATCGGTACCGGCATCGACCCGTCGGTGTCACCGCACGTCGCCAACCTGCGCGATCGCACCCGGGGTCGCTGA
- a CDS encoding TetR/AcrR family transcriptional regulator, whose product MINRPGRAAAEARIHSAALTLFARKGFQGTGIRDIAAEAGISLATLYHYMGTKDDLLVEMMLRSLTRLIADAETVCEEGVSPLDRIGGLTLMHVLAHGTRREETLVVDSELRSLDDERLAPVLELRDRYESIWAAQLADAVEQGNAVIPEASVTRFAILGMSTDVAVWFRPGGQLDLPEIALHYAELTLRMIGARKGRRSIHLDDCELPPIEWFVELVQATTSATPGAIAQVGDVR is encoded by the coding sequence ATGATCAATCGTCCAGGTCGCGCTGCGGCGGAGGCTCGCATCCACTCCGCGGCGCTGACCCTCTTTGCACGAAAAGGATTCCAGGGAACAGGCATTCGTGACATCGCCGCCGAAGCCGGCATCTCCCTCGCCACGCTCTACCACTACATGGGCACCAAAGACGACCTGCTCGTGGAGATGATGCTGCGAAGCCTCACCCGCTTGATCGCCGATGCGGAGACAGTGTGTGAGGAGGGTGTGAGCCCCCTCGATCGCATCGGCGGGCTGACCCTCATGCACGTGCTCGCTCACGGCACCCGACGCGAGGAGACGTTGGTGGTCGACAGCGAATTGCGGTCGCTCGACGACGAACGCCTTGCTCCCGTCCTCGAACTTCGCGACCGGTACGAATCCATCTGGGCGGCCCAACTCGCCGACGCCGTCGAGCAGGGCAACGCCGTCATCCCCGAAGCATCGGTCACCCGTTTCGCGATCCTCGGAATGTCGACCGATGTCGCCGTCTGGTTCAGGCCAGGGGGCCAGCTGGATCTGCCTGAGATAGCCCTGCACTACGCCGAGCTGACCCTGCGAATGATCGGAGCTCGAAAGGGACGACGCAGCATTCACCTGGACGACTGCGAATTGCCGCCCATCGAGTGGTTCGTCGAACTCGTACAGGCAACCACGTCAGCGACCCCGGGTGCGATCGCGCAGGTTGGCGACGTGCGGTGA
- a CDS encoding AMP-binding protein: MNDPQTIPELVSTAAERFGDRPAWSFIGVDGTVTSRWSFEQVDHTSGRIAGWVTGHSSPNARVAAMLPNIPEFPLLWLACAHSGRVLVPINSKSGRSDARHLLELTEPEIVVTTPDQLGFVAELLAELGSAALLVAQDQLPVEVCEDQHAAVDATPGRLVNIQFTSGTTGLPKGCMLTHTYWIQIARSLTTTFPAVQPDDVMYTAQAFSYLDPQWNVVTALFAGAHLLLADRFSASRMWDDLRRHRVTLFYCLGVMPAALLGQPPHPDDRRHSVRAVIASGIPFEQHADLESRWGTSWFEAFGMTESGADLIVSPDDHDIAVGTACLGRAHRGREVVLLDPEGQVLPLGSSGELAVRGVGLMDGYWRNPEATAAKFRDGWLLSGDHVRTDTEGRFYYVGRFKDMIRRSGENIAAREVERVLERHPLVSMAAVIGRPDEMVGEEVQAFVMPTQPHDPHALVEELDRWCSVELAGFKVPRYWSVRDTLPMTPSERVAKSRLSADSGAVIDCRPRAGNIPEQAAVDERANLG, from the coding sequence ATGAATGACCCGCAGACCATCCCCGAGTTGGTGTCCACCGCCGCTGAGCGCTTCGGTGACCGGCCGGCGTGGTCGTTCATCGGCGTCGACGGCACGGTCACTTCCCGATGGTCCTTCGAACAGGTGGATCACACGAGTGGGCGCATCGCCGGTTGGGTGACAGGCCACAGCTCCCCCAACGCACGCGTCGCCGCGATGTTGCCGAACATCCCGGAGTTCCCACTGCTGTGGTTGGCCTGCGCGCATTCGGGACGCGTGCTGGTCCCGATCAACTCCAAGAGTGGACGCAGCGATGCACGCCATCTGCTCGAACTCACCGAACCCGAGATCGTCGTCACCACACCCGACCAGCTCGGCTTCGTCGCCGAACTGCTCGCGGAGCTGGGGTCCGCTGCGCTCCTGGTCGCGCAGGACCAACTCCCGGTTGAGGTCTGCGAGGACCAACATGCTGCGGTCGACGCCACTCCCGGTCGCTTGGTGAACATCCAATTCACCTCCGGCACAACGGGTCTGCCCAAGGGCTGCATGCTGACACATACCTACTGGATCCAGATCGCCCGATCCCTGACCACGACCTTCCCCGCCGTACAACCGGACGACGTGATGTACACCGCGCAGGCGTTCAGCTATCTCGATCCGCAGTGGAACGTGGTCACCGCACTCTTCGCCGGTGCTCACCTGCTGCTCGCCGACAGGTTCAGTGCCTCCCGGATGTGGGACGACCTGCGGCGGCACCGAGTGACGCTCTTCTACTGTCTTGGCGTCATGCCGGCGGCGCTGCTGGGCCAACCTCCTCATCCCGATGACCGCCGTCACAGCGTACGCGCGGTCATCGCCAGTGGCATTCCCTTCGAGCAGCATGCAGACCTCGAATCACGATGGGGCACATCGTGGTTCGAAGCCTTCGGGATGACCGAATCGGGAGCCGATCTCATCGTCAGCCCAGACGACCACGACATCGCGGTCGGCACCGCCTGCCTGGGCCGAGCCCACCGCGGGCGTGAGGTGGTGTTGCTTGACCCCGAGGGGCAGGTGCTACCGCTGGGCAGCAGCGGCGAACTCGCGGTGCGAGGCGTCGGGCTCATGGACGGCTACTGGCGCAATCCTGAAGCGACCGCAGCGAAATTCCGGGACGGCTGGCTGCTCTCGGGCGACCACGTGCGCACCGACACTGAAGGACGCTTCTACTACGTGGGCCGGTTCAAGGACATGATCCGACGGTCCGGGGAGAACATCGCGGCACGCGAGGTGGAACGGGTGTTGGAGCGCCATCCATTGGTCTCGATGGCGGCCGTCATCGGGCGTCCGGACGAGATGGTCGGCGAAGAGGTGCAGGCATTCGTCATGCCGACGCAGCCACACGACCCGCACGCACTGGTCGAGGAACTCGACCGGTGGTGCAGCGTAGAGCTCGCGGGTTTCAAGGTGCCGAGATACTGGTCTGTGCGTGACACCCTCCCGATGACTCCTTCGGAGAGGGTGGCCAAGTCACGCCTGTCGGCCGACTCAGGTGCCGTGATCGACTGCCGTCCCCGCGCCGGGAACATCCCCGAACAGGCAGCGGTGGACGAACGTGCGAATCTAGGCTGA
- a CDS encoding enoyl-CoA hydratase/isomerase family protein has product MTTVLQETRDGGVHVITLNRPERLNAVTDELVRDLTDALTAAGQDTVRAVVLTGSGRAFCSGHDLKEPNSDRDLNDTRERLERLQELTRLVRELRAPVIAAVEGWAVGAGCELALACDLAVAASDARFAFPEVGVGLTVTNGVTQLLGPVLGPQRAKRLVLTGERFSGEQAHQWGLVSHLADPRSALPDALALAESIAQQPPVATALAKRLIDAGMGVDLQEALQLEVELSLLIDPTESGAQAVPR; this is encoded by the coding sequence ATGACCACCGTCCTGCAGGAGACTCGGGACGGCGGGGTGCACGTCATCACGCTCAACCGGCCCGAACGACTCAATGCGGTCACCGATGAACTCGTCCGTGATCTCACCGATGCCCTGACCGCCGCCGGGCAGGACACGGTGCGCGCCGTTGTCCTGACCGGCAGCGGGCGCGCATTCTGCAGCGGGCACGACCTGAAGGAGCCCAACTCCGACCGCGACCTGAACGACACCCGCGAACGGCTCGAACGCTTGCAAGAGCTCACCCGGCTGGTTCGGGAGCTGCGAGCGCCGGTCATCGCAGCAGTCGAAGGCTGGGCGGTCGGTGCCGGGTGTGAACTGGCGCTGGCGTGCGACCTGGCGGTCGCGGCATCCGATGCCCGCTTCGCCTTTCCCGAGGTCGGGGTCGGCTTGACCGTCACCAACGGGGTGACCCAACTGCTCGGTCCGGTGCTCGGGCCGCAGCGAGCAAAGCGGCTGGTGCTCACCGGGGAACGCTTCAGCGGCGAGCAGGCCCACCAGTGGGGGTTGGTGAGCCATCTCGCCGATCCCAGGTCGGCCCTGCCGGACGCGCTCGCGCTCGCCGAGTCAATCGCCCAGCAGCCGCCGGTGGCCACGGCTCTTGCCAAACGGCTCATCGACGCCGGGATGGGCGTCGACCTGCAGGAAGCGCTCCAACTAGAGGTGGAGTTGTCCTTGCTGATCGATCCGACCGAGTCCGGGGCCCAGGCCGTCCCACGATGA
- a CDS encoding amino acid ABC transporter ATP-binding protein: MDIQKNPVETRQADAQPILRMDKIVKKFGDVTVLQDVDLTVDPSEVVVLIGPSGAGKSTLLRCVNGLERITSGEVFIKGEQLKYDEKSINHIRQRVGMVFQQFNLWPHKTVLQNVCTAPVKVSKRPRAEVEPMARELLDRVGLAQYADRYPGRLSGGQQQRVAIARALAMQPDLMLFDEPTSALDPELVGEVLAVMRDLASEGMTMIAVTHEMRFARAVADRVVLMADGGIAEQGPPSQVLDAPLSERGKSFLHQMEQG, translated from the coding sequence ATGGACATCCAGAAGAATCCCGTCGAGACGCGCCAGGCGGACGCCCAGCCGATCTTGCGGATGGACAAGATCGTCAAGAAGTTCGGCGATGTCACGGTGTTGCAGGACGTCGACCTCACCGTCGACCCGAGTGAAGTGGTCGTGCTGATCGGGCCGTCGGGCGCTGGCAAGAGCACACTGCTGCGCTGCGTCAACGGCCTCGAACGCATCACCAGTGGCGAGGTGTTCATCAAGGGTGAGCAACTGAAGTACGACGAGAAGTCGATCAACCACATCCGGCAACGGGTGGGGATGGTCTTCCAGCAGTTCAATCTCTGGCCGCACAAGACCGTGCTGCAGAACGTCTGCACCGCACCCGTCAAGGTGTCGAAGCGTCCGAGGGCAGAGGTTGAGCCGATGGCCCGCGAACTGCTCGATCGTGTCGGACTCGCGCAGTATGCCGATCGCTATCCGGGACGACTGTCCGGAGGCCAGCAGCAGCGTGTCGCGATCGCTCGAGCATTGGCGATGCAGCCCGACCTGATGTTGTTCGACGAGCCCACCTCGGCGCTCGACCCCGAACTGGTCGGGGAGGTGCTCGCCGTCATGCGCGACCTGGCTTCCGAGGGCATGACGATGATCGCTGTCACCCACGAGATGCGGTTCGCCCGCGCGGTCGCCGACCGGGTCGTGCTCATGGCTGACGGCGGCATCGCCGAGCAGGGACCTCCTTCGCAGGTGCTCGACGCACCTCTGTCGGAGCGCGGGAAGTCATTCCTGCACCAGATGGAGCAGGGATGA
- a CDS encoding amino acid ABC transporter permease — MIDAFRESWPLMSKGLLITLQLTVISVVLALVLGMVIAALRMSSNKIANAIAQAYLGVIRGTPLITQLFVIYYGLVSIVDVPAFWAAVAGLTAHNAAYMAEIFRSGVQSVPSGQTEAARSLGMSRRLAMSDIVAPQAFRSMLPALGNQFIIALKDTSVASFITVPELFLQAQKMAAATYEPLQFYLIAALYYLVIVLALTALLRVLERRYGKYEI, encoded by the coding sequence ATGATCGACGCCTTCCGCGAATCATGGCCGTTGATGTCCAAGGGCCTGTTGATCACCCTGCAACTCACGGTGATCTCGGTCGTGCTGGCGCTCGTCCTCGGCATGGTCATCGCTGCTCTTCGCATGAGCAGCAACAAGATCGCCAATGCCATCGCGCAGGCCTATCTCGGTGTCATCCGGGGTACGCCGCTGATCACACAACTCTTCGTCATCTACTACGGCTTGGTCTCCATCGTCGACGTCCCGGCGTTCTGGGCGGCCGTCGCCGGCCTCACCGCGCACAACGCGGCGTACATGGCCGAAATCTTCCGCTCAGGCGTTCAATCGGTGCCTTCCGGACAGACCGAAGCTGCGCGATCCCTGGGTATGTCACGACGTTTGGCGATGAGCGACATCGTTGCGCCACAAGCGTTTCGGTCGATGCTGCCAGCGTTGGGCAACCAGTTCATCATCGCCCTGAAGGACACCTCGGTGGCCTCGTTCATCACCGTGCCCGAGCTGTTCCTGCAGGCGCAGAAGATGGCTGCAGCCACCTACGAGCCGTTGCAGTTCTACCTGATCGCAGCGTTGTACTACCTCGTGATCGTCCTGGCCCTGACCGCGCTGCTGCGTGTGCTCGAGCGCCGCTACGGCAAATACGAGATCTGA